The following coding sequences lie in one Halogeometricum rufum genomic window:
- a CDS encoding S8 family serine peptidase, translating into MRPRGQTTVLVVTVLLLVSTAVPVSVFLTGGTIDPTTGDDVPTIETADASDAPDAGDVETSREARQRQRIRERIDVVDQHDALQRVGAFEAHTHGITGEGVTVGVVGRSFDADAESVATHVADHERFGGRLRPYRDTAHGTAVAEIVAETAPESELYLAAVGSEPTTDRYDDAVRWLVANDVDVVVDSGSYFPRTANASANLSRTAQYAIDHGAIYVTSAGNYAGHHWSGDGTAAGWVNFSATDQANYLGEGTVSGRVSLRAQWDTAADYDLYLYRDLPGSDDPVVAKSTRRSRGGMEAIDVAVPEGHYYVALYAREGVASPGTVQLFSARHRLGNTDAAGSVVAPTTGHGIITVGAIGSHGSVRSYSSLGRDGSVDLAAPDGVETDSVGAFYGTSAATPFVGGAAALVASQGNLTPAQTEFLLERTSRTGDLDAYAAASAARRPFDVPESAVTGAPGDGNWTGGGANVSDPVAPSGVNASAAGEASEARAP; encoded by the coding sequence ATGCGTCCGCGCGGGCAGACCACGGTGCTGGTCGTGACCGTGCTGTTGCTCGTCTCGACGGCGGTTCCGGTCAGCGTGTTCCTCACCGGCGGCACCATCGACCCGACGACGGGCGACGACGTGCCGACGATAGAGACCGCCGACGCGTCGGACGCCCCCGACGCCGGCGACGTCGAGACGAGTCGGGAGGCGCGCCAGCGCCAGCGCATCCGCGAGCGCATCGACGTCGTCGACCAGCACGACGCCCTCCAGCGAGTCGGCGCGTTCGAGGCGCACACGCACGGCATCACCGGCGAGGGCGTCACCGTCGGCGTCGTCGGGCGGTCGTTCGACGCCGACGCGGAGAGCGTCGCCACGCACGTCGCCGACCACGAGCGGTTCGGCGGCCGACTGCGGCCGTACCGGGACACCGCCCACGGCACCGCCGTCGCCGAAATCGTCGCCGAGACGGCGCCCGAGTCGGAACTGTACCTCGCCGCCGTGGGGTCGGAGCCGACGACCGACCGGTACGACGACGCCGTGCGCTGGCTGGTCGCCAACGACGTGGACGTCGTCGTCGACTCGGGGAGCTACTTCCCGCGGACGGCGAACGCCTCGGCGAACCTCTCGCGGACGGCGCAGTACGCCATCGACCACGGGGCCATCTACGTCACCTCCGCCGGCAACTACGCGGGCCACCACTGGTCCGGCGACGGCACCGCCGCGGGGTGGGTGAACTTCTCGGCGACCGACCAGGCGAACTACCTCGGGGAGGGCACCGTCTCCGGTCGGGTGTCGCTCCGCGCGCAGTGGGACACCGCGGCCGACTACGACCTGTACCTCTACCGCGACCTGCCGGGGTCGGACGACCCGGTGGTGGCGAAGTCGACGCGGCGTTCCCGCGGCGGCATGGAGGCGATAGACGTTGCCGTCCCCGAGGGCCACTACTACGTCGCCCTGTACGCGCGCGAGGGCGTCGCGTCGCCGGGGACGGTGCAGTTGTTCTCGGCTCGCCACCGACTGGGGAACACCGACGCCGCGGGGAGCGTCGTCGCGCCGACGACGGGGCACGGCATCATCACCGTCGGAGCCATCGGGTCGCACGGGTCGGTCCGGTCGTACAGTTCGCTCGGGCGCGACGGGTCGGTGGACCTCGCCGCGCCGGACGGCGTCGAGACGGACTCCGTCGGCGCGTTCTACGGCACCTCCGCGGCGACGCCGTTCGTCGGCGGCGCGGCCGCCCTCGTCGCCTCGCAGGGCAACCTCACGCCCGCGCAGACGGAGTTCCTCCTCGAACGGACGAGTCGAACCGGGGACCTGGACGCCTACGCCGCGGCGTCGGCGGCGAGGCGACCGTTCGACGTGCCCGAGTCGGCCGTCACCGGCGCGCCGGGCGACGGCAACTGGACCGGCGGCGGCGCGAACGTGTCCGACCCCGTCGCACCGTCCGGCGTGAACGCGTCCGCCGCCGGGGAGGCGTCGGAGGCGCGGGCGCCCTGA